A stretch of the Verrucomicrobiia bacterium genome encodes the following:
- a CDS encoding cupin domain-containing protein has protein sequence MEIKRAGSQPSVTGPADWFTGTVRIDSPFKGTEPARVAGASVTFEPGARTAWHTHPLGQTLIVTAGCGRVQRWGGPREEIRPGDVVWFPPGEKHWHGASPTTAMTHIAIQEQLDGKAVDWLEHVSDEQYRGG, from the coding sequence ATGGAAATCAAACGAGCAGGCTCACAGCCCTCCGTCACCGGCCCGGCCGACTGGTTCACGGGCACGGTGCGCATTGATTCACCGTTCAAAGGCACCGAACCCGCGCGCGTTGCCGGGGCCAGCGTCACATTTGAGCCCGGCGCCCGCACGGCGTGGCACACGCATCCGCTCGGCCAGACGCTCATCGTCACCGCCGGTTGCGGACGCGTGCAACGCTGGGGCGGGCCGAGGGAAGAAATCCGGCCGGGCGACGTGGTCTGGTTCCCGCCCGGTGAAAAGCACTGGCACGGCGCGTCGCCCACGACAGCCATGACACACATCGCCATCCAGGAACAACTCGACGGGAAAGCCGTGGACTGGCTGGAGCACGTCAGCGATGAACAATACCGGGGAGGTTGA
- a CDS encoding type I restriction-modification system subunit M N-terminal domain-containing protein, whose protein sequence is MHWVAPTERDVANGALEKQLWEAADQFRANSGLTAQQYSGPILGLIFLRFAEVRFAKQRAKLELPSPSHQALQGRSISQRTEPRT, encoded by the coding sequence ATGCACTGGGTGGCACCAACGGAAAGGGACGTGGCGAATGGCGCATTGGAAAAACAGCTCTGGGAAGCCGCCGATCAATTCCGCGCCAATAGCGGGCTCACTGCACAACAATATTCCGGGCCGATCCTCGGTCTGATCTTCCTCCGCTTCGCCGAGGTCCGGTTTGCAAAGCAGCGCGCCAAGCTTGAGCTACCCTCGCCCTCCCACCAAGCTCTGCAAGGAAGGTCAATCTCACAACGAACTGAGCCACGAACATGA
- a CDS encoding DUF5696 domain-containing protein codes for MKPKRTASGARFATVLLAAGLAGHAAEEIVPPVALPAGETRLAEIGTYRVGWQSYGGPTNWLPLSWAGHFDDATGVACEPAGTVLGRDAWFLHSPWRVPPGRTWVDYPLQLPAQKPIQLRFGTAMGPDAVQPGKSDGVTFSCAVLADGQKRELLRQHQTTAAWRDYAFDLSAYAGRTVTLRLQVEPGPKNNPSFDFSYFGDATLRVGNHEADSTTHFRAFLQTPAYRATKNVSRLALRNVSDQGVTPSNLLPCTNSLVHSGNRWEFTYAAADTHLTYRYVPETGTLDDFTAIVEQRSAFQPARGGGVSVTVTSNQTSRLVALRGGHALHTTAKDNQLTVRWQYEFAGKPLIVTWTFDIQGKALVVSAQCDEPVLSQMSLGAIGPVPFRRSFPVPYLDGLPSFLPAQGAFVFRQLDWTVSHASRSPQGIATYDTKTDGTRNPLFERGYIAVSPDLDEVLPNLPNPPSPYRATLAPRVMLDIWGHDHGMFAGDAAKLRELKDNGVDHLAIIQHDWQHFGYDVKLPDHMPANERYGGDAGLRQFGQTANDCGYLWALHENYIDLYPDAPSYDPAARVLRADGTPSLAWFNSGTGVQSFGLKCNRALDFARQNSPAAHAHYGTTAAYLDVHTCVPPWHELDHDASQPMAAMALLKVQRDTALFQFERDTHGGPLFGEGANHFYWAGRCDGVEAQVHGGEDHAPLLDFDLLKIHPQMVNHGMGYLERWFRRGYDAQFGFDAGSVEQFDKYRAMELAYGHAGFLGNRLVHTVQAVAREHHLMHPVQRLYGTSAPVEISYEVDGQFVTASAALIAGDTSRQRIRYANGLTLWVNWRAEPWSLHPPAGPPTRSAQSYLLPQWGFLALGPDTEVYTGLHAGRVADFASCPEYIFADARTRFDQPYLPAVADIEPRLSSFRYLGGNRIEVTYVWHVNAAPGGDYHCFVHALNAAQTKGEHIVFQGDHTLPRPTSQWHKGDVITDGPHVLDVSAAFDRYDLTIGLYRDERLRLKGAPAPGNRVLLGELNVARQNGTITNITFQAATPGTPPESAVTPADFTAHTNPDGTWIDFGLLATDGAVKINRAPGQLVIFPYPRDKAFHVNLELKQLLPGGRASAIEIHALAAKTQADLGTVPFTVDDGKLRLTLGQSGAGRYTVTWK; via the coding sequence ATGAAACCCAAACGCACGGCATCCGGCGCCCGGTTCGCCACGGTTCTGCTGGCGGCAGGTCTGGCCGGGCACGCGGCTGAAGAAATTGTCCCGCCCGTGGCGTTGCCGGCGGGCGAAACGCGGTTGGCGGAAATCGGCACGTATCGGGTGGGCTGGCAATCGTATGGCGGCCCAACGAATTGGCTGCCGTTGTCCTGGGCGGGACATTTTGACGATGCGACCGGCGTCGCCTGCGAGCCGGCGGGCACGGTGCTGGGCCGGGACGCGTGGTTCCTGCATTCGCCCTGGCGCGTTCCACCGGGCCGGACGTGGGTGGATTACCCGCTCCAACTGCCCGCGCAAAAACCCATCCAGCTCCGCTTCGGCACCGCCATGGGCCCTGACGCCGTTCAGCCGGGCAAAAGCGATGGCGTGACGTTCTCCTGCGCCGTGCTGGCGGACGGCCAGAAGCGGGAGCTGCTGCGCCAGCACCAAACGACAGCCGCTTGGCGCGACTACGCCTTCGACCTTTCCGCTTACGCTGGACGGACGGTGACGCTCCGTTTGCAAGTCGAGCCGGGCCCCAAAAACAATCCGTCCTTCGACTTTTCCTATTTCGGCGACGCAACCCTGCGCGTGGGCAACCACGAGGCGGATTCGACCACGCATTTTCGCGCCTTCCTGCAAACGCCCGCTTATCGCGCGACCAAGAATGTCAGCCGCCTGGCGCTGCGGAACGTCTCCGATCAGGGCGTCACCCCGTCCAATCTTTTGCCGTGCACGAATTCGCTCGTCCACTCCGGCAACCGGTGGGAGTTCACCTACGCGGCCGCCGACACGCACCTCACTTACCGCTACGTTCCCGAGACGGGAACGCTCGATGATTTTACGGCAATCGTGGAGCAGCGATCCGCCTTCCAGCCGGCACGCGGCGGCGGTGTCAGCGTGACGGTGACCAGCAATCAAACCTCCCGCCTGGTGGCATTACGCGGCGGCCACGCGCTTCACACGACGGCCAAAGACAATCAGCTCACCGTTCGCTGGCAATACGAGTTCGCCGGCAAACCGCTGATCGTGACCTGGACGTTCGACATCCAAGGCAAGGCCCTCGTCGTTTCCGCCCAGTGCGATGAGCCGGTCCTCAGCCAGATGTCGCTGGGAGCCATCGGGCCGGTGCCGTTCCGACGGAGCTTTCCGGTGCCGTATCTGGACGGCCTGCCTTCCTTTCTTCCGGCGCAGGGCGCGTTTGTGTTCCGCCAGCTTGATTGGACCGTCTCCCACGCGTCACGAAGCCCACAGGGCATCGCCACCTACGACACCAAAACCGACGGCACGCGCAATCCATTGTTTGAGCGCGGCTACATCGCCGTATCGCCGGACCTCGACGAAGTGCTGCCCAACCTGCCGAACCCGCCTTCGCCGTATCGGGCGACGCTGGCACCGCGCGTGATGCTGGACATTTGGGGGCATGACCACGGCATGTTCGCCGGTGACGCCGCCAAGCTCCGCGAACTCAAGGACAATGGCGTCGATCATCTCGCCATCATCCAGCACGACTGGCAGCACTTCGGTTACGACGTCAAGCTGCCCGATCACATGCCGGCCAATGAACGATACGGCGGCGATGCCGGCCTGCGCCAGTTTGGCCAGACGGCCAACGATTGTGGCTACCTCTGGGCGCTGCACGAAAACTACATCGACCTTTATCCTGACGCGCCTTCCTACGATCCCGCGGCCCGCGTGTTGCGGGCGGATGGAACGCCTTCACTGGCGTGGTTCAACTCCGGCACCGGCGTGCAGAGCTTCGGCCTCAAGTGCAATCGTGCGCTCGACTTCGCCCGCCAGAACTCGCCCGCCGCACACGCACATTACGGCACCACCGCCGCGTATCTCGACGTTCACACCTGCGTGCCGCCGTGGCACGAACTCGACCACGACGCCTCGCAACCGATGGCCGCCATGGCGTTGCTCAAGGTTCAGCGCGACACGGCGCTGTTTCAGTTCGAACGTGACACCCACGGCGGGCCGCTGTTCGGCGAGGGTGCGAATCATTTTTATTGGGCGGGCCGTTGCGATGGCGTCGAAGCCCAGGTGCACGGCGGCGAGGATCATGCGCCCCTGCTCGATTTCGACCTGCTGAAAATTCATCCGCAGATGGTGAATCACGGGATGGGCTATCTGGAACGCTGGTTCCGGCGTGGTTACGACGCGCAATTTGGCTTCGACGCCGGGAGCGTGGAACAGTTCGACAAATACCGCGCCATGGAGCTGGCCTACGGTCATGCGGGCTTTCTCGGCAACCGGCTCGTGCACACCGTCCAGGCGGTGGCCCGCGAACATCACCTGATGCATCCGGTGCAACGGCTCTACGGCACCTCAGCGCCGGTCGAAATCAGCTACGAAGTGGACGGACAATTCGTCACAGCCAGTGCGGCGCTGATTGCGGGCGACACTTCCCGGCAACGCATCCGCTACGCCAACGGGCTCACACTCTGGGTCAACTGGCGCGCCGAACCCTGGTCATTGCATCCTCCGGCGGGCCCGCCAACCCGTTCCGCCCAATCTTATTTGCTGCCTCAATGGGGCTTTCTCGCCCTGGGTCCGGACACGGAGGTTTACACGGGTCTGCACGCCGGCCGGGTGGCCGATTTCGCGAGCTGCCCGGAATACATTTTTGCCGATGCGCGCACGCGGTTCGACCAGCCTTATTTGCCCGCCGTGGCGGACATCGAGCCCAGGCTGAGTTCGTTCCGCTACCTGGGTGGCAACCGCATCGAGGTCACCTACGTCTGGCACGTGAACGCGGCGCCCGGCGGCGATTATCACTGCTTTGTCCACGCGCTGAACGCAGCGCAAACCAAGGGCGAGCACATCGTCTTTCAAGGCGACCACACCCTGCCGCGCCCGACAAGCCAGTGGCACAAGGGCGACGTGATTACGGACGGCCCGCACGTGCTCGACGTGAGCGCGGCATTTGATCGTTACGACCTGACCATCGGGCTTTACCGCGACGAGCGGTTGCGGTTGAAAGGCGCGCCGGCTCCCGGCAACCGGGTGTTGCTGGGGGAATTGAACGTCGCCCGGCAGAACGGCACCATCACCAACATCACTTTCCAAGCCGCCACACCCGGAACGCCGCCGGAAAGCGCGGTCACTCCGGCAGATTTTACGGCCCACACGAATCCGGATGGCACGTGGATCGATTTTGGTCTGCTGGCCACCGATGGCGCGGTGAAAATCAATCGCGCGCCGGGGCAACTGGTGATTTTTCCGTATCCGCGCGACAAGGCCTTCCACGTTAACCTGGAACTGAAGCAACTGCTGCCAGGCGGCCGGGCGTCAGCGATTGAGATTCACGCGCTCGCCGCCAAAACACAGGCAGACCTTGGCACCGTGCCCTTCACCGTTGATGACGGAAAACTGCGCCTGACGCTGGGCCAGTCCGGTGCTGGACGCTACACGGTGACGTGGAAATAA
- the radC gene encoding DNA repair protein RadC: MSTHLRLKDQPASERPRERLAERGADALSHAELIAILLRTGLKGTNVVEVGRQLLGKFGSLNALAGASLEDLRGIKGIGRDKAVTLMAAFALARRMAAELRSEAPLLDTPERIADVLREEVRHLPAEQFLVVLLNTRRRLLKVERISQGTLDTILVHARDVFRAAIAANASAIVLAHNHPSGDPTPSEADIKVTRDLIRAGQLLKIELLDHVILGRATQERPKDYCSLRELGYFFS; this comes from the coding sequence ATGTCCACCCACCTGCGTCTCAAGGACCAGCCGGCGTCCGAGCGCCCGCGCGAACGGCTCGCGGAGCGGGGTGCGGACGCATTGAGCCATGCGGAATTGATTGCGATCCTGCTGCGCACGGGACTCAAGGGCACCAACGTGGTCGAGGTGGGCCGGCAGTTGCTCGGGAAGTTCGGCTCGCTGAACGCGCTGGCGGGCGCGTCGCTCGAGGATTTGCGCGGCATCAAGGGCATCGGCCGCGACAAGGCGGTGACGCTGATGGCGGCGTTCGCATTGGCCAGACGCATGGCGGCGGAACTGCGCAGCGAGGCGCCATTGCTTGACACGCCAGAGCGCATTGCCGACGTGCTGCGCGAGGAGGTGCGGCATTTGCCAGCGGAACAATTCCTCGTCGTCCTGCTCAACACCCGGCGGCGGCTCCTCAAGGTGGAGCGCATTTCCCAGGGCACGCTGGACACCATTCTGGTCCACGCGCGCGATGTGTTCCGTGCGGCCATCGCGGCCAATGCGTCGGCGATCGTGCTGGCGCACAATCATCCCAGCGGCGACCCGACGCCGAGCGAGGCGGACATCAAGGTGACGCGCGATCTCATTCGCGCGGGACAGTTGCTGAAAATTGAACTGCTGGATCACGTCATCCTCGGCCGCGCGACACAGGAACGGCCGAAGGATTACTGTTCGCTGCGCGAACTGGGTTACTTCTTCAGTTGA